The region GGAGAAAACTGCACGATCAATCTGCGCATGAGCATGTACAGGGCCAGCGAAGCCAACCATACCATGAGCAGGTTGCTCACGTAGTACCAGCCACTGTGCGTGTCGAACAACAGGTAATCCAGTCCCAGCGACAGCATGGCCAGTGGACGCATCGCTGCGTGGTACGGCCCTGCCGTCCCGGAAAACGGAGATGGTATGCCCCTCTCACGCAGCAGTGTCAGGAGGTAATAGTCATCGGTATAAAACTCAGCATGCGAAAGGACGTTGGGGAGGTAAAATGCAAGCAGCACGAGCAGAAGGATTGCCGGAGCAAACCACTTTTTCGCGGATGCATTGAATCCGAACGTTCTGCGCGCTGTCGCCCCGGACGCAATGTGGTCGCGGTCAGTGCTCAAGACTGTACCCCTGTCTCGCTTTCTCAGTGACGTCATAAAGGCGCAATGGCTGCTTCCAGGTGGAGAGAAACGCACGGTCTGGAACTGTGCTGCTGTCCGTATCGAACAAATATGAAAACAGACGTCGAAACGTATTTACGGGCGTGATATCCGGGTAGAACAATCCTGCAGGAGCACCGGGTACCCTGTACGCACTGAGAACAGGGAATCGCTCACGCACATTTGTGCGGCCTGCATTGTCGAAATCGAACATCGAACCGGGACCATGGTCGGACATAAGTATGATACAGGCATCGCTGTTCGCCTTGATCAATTGATCAAGTGCGTCCATCACCAGTTCATCCAGCTTCACAACCTGCGATGCATATCGTCTGCGGTATTCCGCAGGCGCGACACCTGCCTCCTGCAGATGATGCGATGCATCGGCGCCGACATACGGACGATTCTTTATATCAGCGGTATTCACCCTGCCGAGAACAAAGGGCGGATGCGGAGAAATGATATGACAGAAAACAAATACCGGTTCATCGAAATCCATGTATGCCGGCAGATCCGACAACTGGGATTTTACGAGCAGTCCGAATCGCTCCAATTCATTTGGTGTTGTGAGAATCCCGATCCAGCGCAGCACTTTCTCGAAGAAGAAACGGCTACTGTATTCCCACACAGCTGTTTCATACAGCACAAGATGATCACGGGGAATGACCTCTCCGACAGATTCGTCGAAATGATAGGTGTTCTGCCAGGAAAGATCTATGAGACTGTGATATCCCTCCGCTTTCAGCTTCCTGTGTGCTGCTTCTCGCAGGATCATGTGGCTCATCCTTCGGCGCACTTCCTCACCGTCCATACTGGCGTAATCCGACGGATCAATGTACTCCATGCTGAACATTGCCGTCATGGAGAGCTGTGTCTGTGGATAGTTGGCGAACGCCCTGTCTGCCACGTAGAAGTTCCTGGAACGCAAAAATTCAATCAGCCGGCCATTGTCGACGCCGTACAGTTCCTTGAGTACATCCTGCCTCGCATGTCCATCGAGAACTATCATTACGATGTCAGGCGGACGATCGGTACTAT is a window of bacterium DNA encoding:
- a CDS encoding LTA synthase family protein, translated to MKQWNALFLPLLIALMVPMHVLAENPGTAFVEDVLFVSCCFLAAAVCMLALGYALWRDIPKAGVFAAGMLLLLGVNIGFRLFLQWIGFSMELTRNLLFQGALHVFWFLLLLWIVTRVKEPGKLLLGGTLAVALFLLFDVGRIAFPDNHTPVRSEGFTQQYAAADSTDRPPDIVMIVLDGHARQDVLKELYGVDNGRLIEFLRSRNFYVADRAFANYPQTQLSMTAMFSMEYIDPSDYASMDGEEVRRRMSHMILREAAHRKLKAEGYHSLIDLSWQNTYHFDESVGEVIPRDHLVLYETAVWEYSSRFFFEKVLRWIGILTTPNELERFGLLVKSQLSDLPAYMDFDEPVFVFCHIISPHPPFVLGRVNTADIKNRPYVGADASHHLQEAGVAPAEYRRRYASQVVKLDELVMDALDQLIKANSDACIILMSDHGPGSMFDFDNAGRTNVRERFPVLSAYRVPGAPAGLFYPDITPVNTFRRLFSYLFDTDSSTVPDRAFLSTWKQPLRLYDVTEKARQGYSLEH